CCACGGTATTCACCCATCCCTATGCTGTCAAAATCGTCGACGCACCCAAGGTCCGCTACCTTGATCCGGACAGTCTGCAGCTCCGGTTCGTTTGTACAGATTGCAAGGGAATGGTGGCCCAATCGGGTGGGCGATTCTTTGATTTTGAACAAACAGACAGCCTTTATTGCCTCGACTTGAAACCCAAAAAGGGAAGCCTGCGGGTCTTTGGCAAAAAGCGGAAGTTCGCCACGCGCTTCGAAGGCATTGTGGAATTCTGGGTGCGCAAAACGCCCTTGGCTGCAAAGGTGCCCTAGAAACGGGGTCGCGGTTGGCAACGCCGCATCAGTTATCCACCAAGACTGATTTTACCTTGGAATCGCCTTCGGGATCCGCTACCTTTGTGCCCGCATCCGCTATTCCCGGATGCTTCAGAATCGATGTCATCTTCCTCCCAATTCAGCAAGAGTCTCGCGACTTTGCAACTGTCTCCTATTGTTTCCATTTCCGAACGTGCCCGTGCGCTTGCCCCGGGCTATATCGCCGAAACCGGCGAAGACTTCATCTATTGGCAGCGCGGCGAGATCAACTTCCCAACCCCGGATTACATTGTCGCCGCATGCGGAAAAGCTTTGGCAGCCGGCCTCACCAAATACCCCAAATCAGGTGGCGAAACCGTGTTCAAGGAGGCCATCGCCCGCAAAATGGCCCGCGTCAATGGCGCCAAAGACCTCAATGCTGACGATGTGATCGTCACCTACGGCGGACAAGAGGCTTTGGAATTGGTGTTCAAGCTGTTTGAAGGGCAGCGCGGCGCCGGATTTGCTCCCGCTTGGAGCTGTGTTTTGGAAAATTTTGTGCCTTATTGCCAGATCGACTTCGAAGAAGTGCCACTCAACGCCGATTTTTCGGTGAATTACGAGGCCTTGGACGAAGTTTTGCAGGATGTCGCCTTCTTTTACCTGAATACGCCGCAAAATCCGACCGGCAAGGTCTTCACCGAATCGGAAATCCGCAGCATTGCCGATCTCTGCGAAAAATATGGCGTTTATTTGATCAGCGACGAAGCCTACGAACGGATCGTATTCGACGGATTGGACTATTTCAGTCCGATGGCGCTGAACAAGGAGTTCATTTTGGGTTGTTATACCCTGAGCAAAACCTACGCAATGACCGGCTGGCGCTTGGGTTACATCGTTTGCCGCGACCCCAAAATCGCCCGGATGCTGCGTTTGGGCGATTACAGCCAAACCGCAGGCGTCGTGACCTTCTTGCAACATGCAGGCGCTGAGGCGCTCGACAACATCGAGGCTGAAGAAGCCTTCCTCGCACCGATTTTGGTCGAATACGAGCGTCGCCGCGACTACCTCTACGACCAATTGTGCACCATCGAAGGGCTTGTGATCAACCGTCCCCAAGGCGCCTTTTACTTTTTCCCCGACTTTGCAAGCTTCATTCCCCCGCACATCCCTGCGCAGGCCCGCAACCTTTATGTGTTCCAAAAACTCATGGACGAAGGCGTTGCGACGGTCTTTGGCCTGGCATTTGGCAAACACTTCGGCACAAGCCTGCGGTTGTCATTCAGCTGCACCGGCATCGAAGACATCGATCGCGGCATCAAACGGATGAAGGTCGCGCTGGAAAAGTGCAAAGCTGAGTTTGGTGTAACAGGCGGCGTTTGAGGATCCTGATGATGTTTTGAATGCGAAGGGGGCGCTAACACCATGCGGTGTTTGCGCCCCCTTCGCTGTTTTGCTGCAACATGATTGCTCTGTGGGACTGTTTGCCTACTGTTCGCAGTGAATTCTCGATCGTATGAGGGAAGCCGCACTTTGGTTCGCAATAAATGAATCGTCAATTGTAGCGGCAACAGCAATGCTATAAAAGGAATCATTTAGCTAATAAAAATGCTAAATTTTTCCCGCAGGTCAACCAACTTCCCAAAAATCCTCTTATCTTTGTCACCATGTCCGCAACGCAAACATATTCTGTCGGGGTCCTCACGCGCTATATCAAGCAGCGGTTGGAGGGCGATCCCTTGTTGCAGGATGTTTGGGTGACGGGCGAAGTGAGTAACCTCACGCAGCATGGCTCAGGACACGTGTATTTTACGCTCAAGGACGAAGAGGCGCAACTCAGTTGCGCCATGTTCAAGGGTGTCGCCATTCGCTATTTGCGGAAAATGCCCAAACACGGGGCCAAAATTGAAGTGCGGGGCGAATTGAGCTTATATCCGCCGCGCGGCAGCTATCAATTGATCGTGCGCGAGATGCAATTCGCAGGCGAAGGCGACCTGCACCAACGGTTTTTGGCATTGCGCGACAAGCTGCAGGCCGAAGGACTGTTTGATGCGGCGTTGAAAAAGCCGATTCCCCGTTTTCCGAGGACCATTGGCGTCGTGACCTCTCCTACGGGTGCGGTCATACGCGACATCGTGGATACCCTCCGGCGCAGGTACCCGCACGTGCGGGTCGTGCTCGCGCCCACGGTCGTACAAGGGGATGCAGGCGCGGATTCGATCGTGCGTAGTTTGGCTACGCTGAATGCCATTCCGGAAATCGATGTGATCCTGCTCGCAAGGGGAGGAGGTTCGTTGGAGGACCTTTGGTGCTTCAATGAAGAACGTGTCGCGCGGGCAATTGTGGCGTCCGAAGTTCCCGTGATCAGTGGTGTGGGTCATGAAACAGATACCACCATCGCAGATTTTGTTGCCGATTTGCGCGCGGCTACCCCGACGGCAGCTGCCGAACAGGCGGTTCCGTTAGCTTCCGACTTGCGGGCAAGCCTGACGCAGGTGGAGCAGCAAATGGGGCGAAGCCTGCAGCATTTCATTGAAGTCAGGCAGCAGATGCTCGACGACTACCAACGACAGATGGAGGCTACGTTGCTGCATCAACTTTCATCGGCGCGGCAACAAACCGAGCATTTGGAGGGGCAATTGTTGAGTAGCATGTTGGGCACGATCAGTTTCAAGCGGCAGACCATGAACGATATGGCCCATCGTTTGGAATCGGCGGCTGTCGGCTTGATCGACAAGCAGCGCAACGCGCTTCAAATCATGGAATTGCAGCTCAAGAGTTTTGATTTCAGAGATGTTTTGAGCCGCGGTTTCAGCATTACTACGTTGGCCGGAAAGCCCGTCTTGGATGCAACCACGCTTGCTGAACAAGACGAAATCACCACCTATTATCACCAAGGAAAATCAGTGTCAAGTGTCAAAAAAACAGAAGATTACCACGGAGGAGAATGAACCATTCTCCTTGGAGGACAGCCTGCGGGAAATCCGTGAGATCCTTCAGAAAATGCAGATGGGGGCCAATGACTTTGATGAAAACATCAAGTTGTTTACCCAGGGCACCGCTTTGATTGCGGATTGCCGGAAGTATCTGGATACAGCAGAAATGTCGGTCAAGCAGCTCATCAACGGTCCGAAGGGTCCGGAAGCCGTGGACTTTGAATGAGCTTTCCCACATTCTGCGTTACTTTTGGGGATTTTTTTCCGTTGACAGGCGGTGGCGAGTCCCTACCTTTGTGTTGTTTAGAATTGTTTAACATTCCCTTAAGTCGATTAAGTTATGGTTATTGAAGGTAAATTGCATGCGAAGTTTGAGACGCAACAAATCTCAGACAGCTTCAAGAAGCGCGACTTCGTTGTTGAATACGTTGACAATCCGCTGTATCCGCAGTATGTCACGTTTCAAATCAACCAAGACCGTGTTTCCTTGGTGGACAATTTCGCAGTGGGGGATAAGATTGAGGTGACCTTCAATCTACGTGGCCGCGAATGGACAAACCCTCAAGGTGAAAAGAAGTACTTCAACACGCTCGAAGCTTGGCGCGTTCAGAAGGTGGAGGCTGGCGCAAGCACCCCATCCAATGGTGGCGGTCAAACAGTACAAATCGGAGTGCCAGCGGATATTTCCGGTGACAACTCCGACGACTTGCCGTTCTGATTCCTGACGCTCCTTTTTAGGAGTAGCCCCTGTTGTTCCTTCCTGATTTTTTATAGCTTCCGCTGTTGCTTCAGGTGCGGGAACCGCAAAAAAAGCCGATTCTATTTTTTGAATCGGCTTTTTTTGATGTGGTGGTGGGATTTTGATGTCGATTATTCCGCCCACGCGTCAAGCGCCTTGAGTTCGGCGTCGATGCGCGTCAACCATTCCCGTTGCATGCGGTTGCTTTCGCCATGATTGGTGCCTTCATCATATTCATTTTGCATCTGATAATTGGCAGCGATGATCGCTTTTGCAGCGTTGTCAATCCCTGATTTTCCGAGTCTGCACGGGTTGGGATGTTCTGCAAAAAATTTGCGCAGCTTGCGGGCATGGATTTCAGTGATGTCAAAATGGCCTTGTTCATGCAGCAACAAGGAATGCGTCGGCTCCTTCACCCAAGACCCGTGCGGGACAAAAATGGCGTAGGCTTCGACGGTAAATCCTCGGTAGTCGCAATTCCATGAGAACGTGATTCCTGATTCGGTCAAGGCATCCATGTTGCTCATGCGATCAGGCTTGGCCACGAAATTTTCCCATGTCAGGCGCGAATCCTTCTTCCATTTGATCTCGCCTTCAATTCCTGTGGTCGAAACGGGAGCCGCAGAGAGCATCGGCAATACGAGCATCAGCATCAAGAGGGCGCGAAGATGGAAATTTAGCCTTGGACGATTCATAGACAATCCGCTTTTGAAGTGTTAAACTACAAAATTGGTGCCGAGGTTACGTGCGGTCTAGAAAATCTTCGTCCGGTCTAGTTGCGCAAGATGTTTTTTTCGTTGCCAAATCGGTTGAAACTGAACATCACAGCCAAGCTTGCGAGTACCAGCAAGGATCCCACAGCTTCGACAAAGTACAAGCCATTCATGGTGCCGGCGATCAGTTCCTTGGTGATCAATGTCACGTTGAGAATCGGGACAAGGGCGGTAATGGCATTCAGTTCGATGCCGGGCATCATTCCGATTGCGGCGGGCATGATCACGACAAAGTTGAGCGGTTGCAAGGTGGTCGCAGCCTCCTTGAAGGATTTTGCATAGACCGTGGCAGGAATCATGATTCCCGCGAAAAACACCACAAGTGGCAGCAACATCGACACCAAGGCGGCGATTGTTCCCGGGGAAAGAATTGCCAAGGCCACGTCGATCAATTCACCGACGCCGCTGCCTGCGAGTTTGATGCCGATAAACAAGCCAACCATGGACAAAATTGCACTCAAAAGCCCAGCGGTGATGATGACCAACATCTTACCAATCAGTATTTTCCAGCGATCCACTGGAGCGCTTAACAAGGTTTCGATCGTGCCGCGTTCCTTTTCCCCCGTAAAAAGGTCGATGGCCGGAAACATGCAGCCCATGTAACAAAAAATGATGAAGATATAGGGCAAAAAGCCGCCTGCAAGTTTGCCGATCGTTTCACGCATGGAAGCGGTGTTTACAAATTCGGTTTGGGTCGGTTGGATGTTTTCCAGGGTCAAATGCAATGATTTTAGCCTCAAATCGAGCAATTGCTGCTCAAAAAGGTCGATCGATGTGTCGAGTCTTCCATTTGCGATATCGGAAGCAGCGGCACCGTAAGTGAAGATTTTACCGGTTTGGAGCTCGGAAACTTTGTTTCCAAAGTCATCGGGCAAGGAAACGCCGACATCGAGACGATTGCTGCGAATCCAAAGCCGTATTGAATCCGGATTGGGTGCATCATAGACCTCAAATTTTCCAGTCTCTTTCAAAAGTTGTCTCAATCCCAAGTCATTGCCATTGGAATGGAAACCAATTCGCAACGATCGGTTGAGTTCCTGTTCATTGGAATTGCTTTGAATGGCATTCATAATCCCAAACAAGGCAGGAAATACCGCGAGGGGAATGATAAACATGCGCAAAATCGAACGGCGATCCCGCAACATGTCCCGCATTTCCTTCTTGTAAATAATCAGTATCTGCTTCATAGTGGGGTCGCAGCATGTACGATACGGATGAATTCCTGGGTCAAACCTTCGGTCTGCATACCCGCCTTGAAAGCGGTCATGGTATCATTAAAAAGCAATTTCCCTTTGTGGATGATCGCAAGGTCGTCTGCCAATAAATCCACCTCGCTCATGATATGAGAGCTGAAAATCACCGTTTTACCTTGCGTACGCAGGTCGTTGACCAACTGAATGATGCTTTCGGCAGTGATCACATCCAAGCCACTTGTGGGTTCGTCAAACACGACCACTTTGGGATCATGAATCATTGTCCGGGCGATGTTGACTTTTTGCTTCATGCCCGTGCTCATCTGCCCGCAACGTTTGTGCACAAAGTCCTCCATCCGCAGCAGGTGAAATAGGTGCTCCTTTCGCTGTTTACAATCAGCATTGGATACACCAAACAAATCGGCGAAGTATTGAATGACTTCTGAAGCCGTGAGCCGGTCATAGAGTCCGGTTGATCCCGTCAAAAAGCCCATTTGCCGACGCGCCTCATTGGCTGCACGCTGT
This genomic window from Bacteroidota bacterium contains:
- a CDS encoding aminotransferase class I/II-fold pyridoxal phosphate-dependent enzyme, which produces MSSSSQFSKSLATLQLSPIVSISERARALAPGYIAETGEDFIYWQRGEINFPTPDYIVAACGKALAAGLTKYPKSGGETVFKEAIARKMARVNGAKDLNADDVIVTYGGQEALELVFKLFEGQRGAGFAPAWSCVLENFVPYCQIDFEEVPLNADFSVNYEALDEVLQDVAFFYLNTPQNPTGKVFTESEIRSIADLCEKYGVYLISDEAYERIVFDGLDYFSPMALNKEFILGCYTLSKTYAMTGWRLGYIVCRDPKIARMLRLGDYSQTAGVVTFLQHAGAEALDNIEAEEAFLAPILVEYERRRDYLYDQLCTIEGLVINRPQGAFYFFPDFASFIPPHIPAQARNLYVFQKLMDEGVATVFGLAFGKHFGTSLRLSFSCTGIEDIDRGIKRMKVALEKCKAEFGVTGGV
- the xseA gene encoding exodeoxyribonuclease VII large subunit — its product is MSATQTYSVGVLTRYIKQRLEGDPLLQDVWVTGEVSNLTQHGSGHVYFTLKDEEAQLSCAMFKGVAIRYLRKMPKHGAKIEVRGELSLYPPRGSYQLIVREMQFAGEGDLHQRFLALRDKLQAEGLFDAALKKPIPRFPRTIGVVTSPTGAVIRDIVDTLRRRYPHVRVVLAPTVVQGDAGADSIVRSLATLNAIPEIDVILLARGGGSLEDLWCFNEERVARAIVASEVPVISGVGHETDTTIADFVADLRAATPTAAAEQAVPLASDLRASLTQVEQQMGRSLQHFIEVRQQMLDDYQRQMEATLLHQLSSARQQTEHLEGQLLSSMLGTISFKRQTMNDMAHRLESAAVGLIDKQRNALQIMELQLKSFDFRDVLSRGFSITTLAGKPVLDATTLAEQDEITTYYHQGKSVSSVKKTEDYHGGE
- the xseB gene encoding exodeoxyribonuclease VII small subunit produces the protein MSKKQKITTEENEPFSLEDSLREIREILQKMQMGANDFDENIKLFTQGTALIADCRKYLDTAEMSVKQLINGPKGPEAVDFE
- a CDS encoding DUF3127 domain-containing protein, producing the protein MVIEGKLHAKFETQQISDSFKKRDFVVEYVDNPLYPQYVTFQINQDRVSLVDNFAVGDKIEVTFNLRGREWTNPQGEKKYFNTLEAWRVQKVEAGASTPSNGGGQTVQIGVPADISGDNSDDLPF
- a CDS encoding DUF922 domain-containing protein, whose protein sequence is MNRPRLNFHLRALLMLMLVLPMLSAAPVSTTGIEGEIKWKKDSRLTWENFVAKPDRMSNMDALTESGITFSWNCDYRGFTVEAYAIFVPHGSWVKEPTHSLLLHEQGHFDITEIHARKLRKFFAEHPNPCRLGKSGIDNAAKAIIAANYQMQNEYDEGTNHGESNRMQREWLTRIDAELKALDAWAE
- a CDS encoding ABC transporter permease, whose translation is MKQILIIYKKEMRDMLRDRRSILRMFIIPLAVFPALFGIMNAIQSNSNEQELNRSLRIGFHSNGNDLGLRQLLKETGKFEVYDAPNPDSIRLWIRSNRLDVGVSLPDDFGNKVSELQTGKIFTYGAAASDIANGRLDTSIDLFEQQLLDLRLKSLHLTLENIQPTQTEFVNTASMRETIGKLAGGFLPYIFIIFCYMGCMFPAIDLFTGEKERGTIETLLSAPVDRWKILIGKMLVIITAGLLSAILSMVGLFIGIKLAGSGVGELIDVALAILSPGTIAALVSMLLPLVVFFAGIMIPATVYAKSFKEAATTLQPLNFVVIMPAAIGMMPGIELNAITALVPILNVTLITKELIAGTMNGLYFVEAVGSLLVLASLAVMFSFNRFGNEKNILRN
- a CDS encoding ATP-binding cassette domain-containing protein produces the protein MIEVQGVSKEFTLTRKEVKESKADSNHRKVVDEVSFECKPGRVFSLLGPNGAGKTTMLRMIASILHPTTGKILVAGIDTQRAANEARRQMGFLTGSTGLYDRLTASEVIQYFADLFGVSNADCKQRKEHLFHLLRMEDFVHKRCGQMSTGMKQKVNIARTMIHDPKVVVFDEPTSGLDVITAESIIQLVNDLRTQGKTVIFSSHIMSEVDLLADDLAIIHKGKLLFNDTMTAFKAGMQTEGLTQEFIRIVHAATPL